Genomic segment of Deltaproteobacteria bacterium:
TCCGCAACCAGCCATTGAAAATATTCATGATTTTCTTCATTGTCGGGGAGAATATATACCGACCCTTTAAAGGGAATGGCGCCTATCCGGGATAATTTTCTCCAGATTTTCATCCTGTTCCCAACAGGTTTGGAAGGGAGACTATAAAAGAAAAGGAGCCAGCCCATTGTTTTTGTCTGGGTTTTTTGTATCATTTGTTTCGAATGTAATATGTGTTACTTCATTTGTCAAGCCCATTTTATCCATCTTTTGAGGCTGCAGAATTACTTTCCCGGATGGTACGGTTTTTAAGTCCCAAAGAATGCTTTACAATTCATAGATTTTTTTTTAATATATAATTTTTTTAAAGTGATTTCCCCGATTCAAAACTCAAAAGAAAAGGGGACGGGAGAACTTTTTATGAAAAATTTAGGGAATATCATGAACCAGGCCAAGATGATGCAGAACCGATTGGCCCAAATCCAGGAAGAAATGGCCCAAAAGACCGTGGAGGCCTCCTCCGGGGGCGGGATGGTGACTGTTGTGGCCAATGGCCGTCAGGAGATCCTTTCGGTTAAGATAGAACCCGAAGTGGTTAATCCCGATGATGTCGAGATGCTTCAGGACCTGGTCCAGGCCGCGGTCAATGACGCCCTTAGAAAGGCCCAGGAGATGGTCTCTCAGGAAATGGCCAAGGTAACGGGTGGACTTAAAATCCCCGGGCTTTTTTAGTGATGGGGGTGTCCATATATCCGCCGCCTTTAGCCGCCTTGATCGCTTCCCTTTCCCGTCTGCCGGGATTGGGAGAAAAGACGGCCACCCGGTTGGCCTTGCATCTCCTTCGGCGCCCACAGGCGGAAGTCCTGGAATTGGCCCGTACCCTGTCCGAAGTTAAGGAAAAGATCCGTTCCTGCTCCATCTGTTTTAATCTGACCGAAGCCGATCCTTGTCCGCTTTGCCAAAATCATGACCGGGGTTCCGGGATCTTATGTGTGGTGGAAGGTCCGGGGGACCTGATGGCCTTGGAAAAGGCCGGCGGCATTAAGGGAAAGTATCATGTCCTGCAAGGGACCTTGTCTCCGATCGACGGGGTAGGCCCCAAGGATCTGCGGATCCGGGAGCTGATGGAACGGCTCGACCGGGAAAATATTTCCGAGGTGGTGCTGGCCATCAATCCGTCCCCCGAAGGAGAAGCGACGGTCTCTTTTTTAATAGAACAGATCAAGGCCAAAAAACCGGATTTGCGATTGACCCGGATTGCTTACGGAATTCCCATGGGCGGGGATCTCAAATACATGGATAACTGGACGATCAAAATGGCCTTAGACAGCAGGAGGGATGCATAACAGTATGTCGTCAGGTATGAAAAAAGGTTCTGAAATT
This window contains:
- a CDS encoding YbaB/EbfC family nucleoid-associated protein, whose protein sequence is MKNLGNIMNQAKMMQNRLAQIQEEMAQKTVEASSGGGMVTVVANGRQEILSVKIEPEVVNPDDVEMLQDLVQAAVNDALRKAQEMVSQEMAKVTGGLKIPGLF
- the recR gene encoding recombination protein RecR encodes the protein MGVSIYPPPLAALIASLSRLPGLGEKTATRLALHLLRRPQAEVLELARTLSEVKEKIRSCSICFNLTEADPCPLCQNHDRGSGILCVVEGPGDLMALEKAGGIKGKYHVLQGTLSPIDGVGPKDLRIRELMERLDRENISEVVLAINPSPEGEATVSFLIEQIKAKKPDLRLTRIAYGIPMGGDLKYMDNWTIKMALDSRRDA